The Oxyura jamaicensis isolate SHBP4307 breed ruddy duck unplaced genomic scaffold, BPBGC_Ojam_1.0 oxyUn_random_OJ72718, whole genome shotgun sequence genomic interval GCACCGAACCCAAACAGCAGCGCGGATCCCTACGAGGGGGCACAGACCCGGCCGACGGCCTCCTTCCCAACCTGACCCGGCGAACAGAGCCGGGGGGAAGGGCCGAGGATTAAACGCCCCGGCAGTTTTTTGCCCTGGTTATGAAACAGATGGGTTTACGGCCGCAGACGGCAGCGCTCGCGCGCACAAAGAAAACCGAAGCACCGGGAGATGAGCTCCGAAGCGCTCGGTTTTAAGCAGGATCAGCTTCACAACAATATTCCGCCCCGCTGGAAAAGCGCCGCGCTACCAGGACCAGGCGGCTGCTGGAACACCCGCCGCGGATTTAGTTTGGAAGCTTGTCAGGAACGCCAGATCCCGCTGCCACACAGGTTGAGATCCAGCACGCACCGCCCAGCTGCTCGCTAATTATTGTTTTCCAATTAACTGCGGTAGCGTTCGTGTGACGGGCGAGTCGGACAAACTCCGGGCCCCgcgctgctgccagcacggAGGGGGCTGCGAGTCGGCACCCAGGACCGGGACCAGCCGGgacccagcacccccagcaccggCGTCACTGCTGTCCCCGAGCTGAACGAGCCCAGAGGGGCCTCATCCTGCCGGGGGAGGAGGGTTTGAGCTCCCCGATTAACGAGGCTCGCGGCCTCGTTAATCGTGCAGGACGTCCTCGTCCTCGTGCAGGACGGCCAGACCCACGTGAGGTCCTGACGCCGCTCCTCCTGACCCAAAAGCCCTCCTGCCCGATCCTGCCTCACGTCCCAAACCGACGGGCAGGACCCTCGGCCCTACGTCACTGAGAGACCCCCGCCCTCCCCCCGCTTCTCgcggcaggagcagggagagaaatACTCACGAGGCAGGCCGGTCTTGCCGCAGATCAATGGTGAAGACTACAGCATCTTCACCTGCTGATAGGAAAGTGCATGGAGAATCCGGTTCTAGGGCCAGCTGGAAGATAAATACTTGGGCATTGGTTCCCTTTTTACCCGACAAAGTGGTAAGATCCCTTTCTCCCAGTAAACCACCAAGAGGAGCCCCCGGACCCCGCAGCTGGGCGCTTGGCCCTCTGCTTTCCAGGCCCCGGAGGCCCTCCTCGTGCCGCGCTGCTGCCGCAACGGGCCCCCACCCCTCGGGGACGAGGGCAGTCAGTAAGAATTATTTAAGGACCGCTCCCTCCACAGCCGCCCGAGGGAGGCACGGCTCTGCCGTCGGTATTCCCGGCAGCCTCGGCCAGCGGGGAGGGCCCGTGGGCGTTACGGGGCTCggggcccccccgccccgcggaGGCCGGCGGGGGCTCACCTTGTGCGAGGCTCCTTTGTGCTGCGCCACGCGCTTGGTGTTTTTGCAGCACTGGGTGGCGGAGAGCTCGGCCACGCGGACCTGGCCGTCGCGAGCGCACATGGCTAGCGTGGAGTCGCCGCTGTTGGGGAGGAACTTGGCCTGCAAGAGAGCAAGCGGAGGGGGGGCTGCTTCGAACGCCAGGGCGCGGGGGTGTGCGTGCGTGTAGGGACCGGGGAGGACGGGACCTGGAGGGACGCATCCACACCCCCCTGCCCCGGCGGacagctctggctgcagagccccGGCTCGACGGGCTGGGTTGGCTGAGagatccccccccccaagatCTCTTTTCGGAGAGCTGAGAGCGCGGCGGAGGTGTGGGAAGGTGCTGGTGGTCCCAGCGCCCCTCCAGGCTGCGGCTGCGCGCGGCCGAGCGCCACGCTCCGAGCCCCCTCTGGCGGTGGCAGAGCCGTGGCACGGCACCGCACGGCCCGGCCTCCCACCGCTGCTCCcagagccggggctggggcatCCCAGCGGTGTGGGACGTCCATCCCGTGGCAGGGCGCCGCGGGACGGCAGAGTTTAGGGCACACTGGGGAGTTTTGGTGGCTGTTTACCTCCGCTGGACGCTTCCAGCCAGCCCTTTGATTTCTCCTGCCCCGCACAGCAACACAGGGGGACGTGACGCACGCCCCCGCGGCCGGTAAGCGCCCGCTGGCTGCGCTACGATACCCCAAACCCGCAGGGACCAGAACGGGCGCTCCCCAGCACCCCGGACCCCGAGGACCATCCCCGCTCCCTCCTCACCTGGAAGACGTTGCTCTTGTGACCGCTCTCGAACTCCAGCACCGGCTGCCTGCGGACCCAGTCCCACACCACCACTTTGAGGTCGTCGCTGCCGCTGGCCAGCCACGTGCCGCGCTGGTTAAAGTGCAGGGTGTTGACGCAGCCCGTGTGGCCCTCGAGGCCGTGCTGGAGGCGGAAGCGCTGCACGAAGACGCGGGCGCCGCAGGCCTCGTAGACAAAGCGGGAGCTggagcccagctccctctcGCGCAGGGCGTGGACCGCCTgccagcggggctggggcagcgccGTGGTCTCCGAGGACACCCAGTCCTCCAGCGCCTGCTCGTCGTCCGAGGAGTCTTGCTCGTGGTTGGCACGTTTGCGCTGGGCGCGGCGGTGGGACCGCTGCTCCTCCTCTtcgtcctcctcctcttcctcctccgaGTGCGACCGGTCGAGGGCCCGGCTCTCCTCGTTGATGGAGTAGTGCCCCGTGTCGTCCATGCTGTCAGAGTCCTTCTCTTCCCCCGAGCTCTCCGTGTCCGTGTCCCGGCTCTCGGTGCTGGTGCGGTTGGGCCCCACGTCGTCTCCCGTCAGGCTCAGGCTGAGGTCGGAGGCCTCCACCTCGATGCCGGAGGAGGTTTCTCGGCCCTCCTCAGCTGACATCTCCTCCGGGCTGCTGGACAAGCTGCCTGCGCGGTGCAGACGACACCGTGAGCTCCCCCAGCAGAACCATGTCGCCCAGGGCCCCCCCTCCCTCGCCCCCTCACCGGGCAGGTGAGCGGCGGGAATGAGCCCCCAGCCACCcagcctctgctctgtgcccagcacccAATTTTACACCGAGTTTGCCccttcccccatcccctccGACCGCTGGCACCTCCCCAAGTGCCCCTGGGGACACCTGGCAGGGacgggagccccccccccgaggGGCAGCCCGCGCCCCGCGCTCACCGTTCACGATGTCCGTCTTGCCGTCCATGCTGCTCCCTCTGTCCGACATCTCGCTGCCCCGCGCGCTTCCCCTGAACGCGAGAGGGAGAGAGCAGAAGttggagctggggcaggggacgGGGGCAGGGACCAGAGCCCCCGCGCTCGCTCGTGGCCGCTCTCGAGGGCCCCACGCTCCCGAGGGGCCACGGACTGAGCCCCGAACCCCCTCGGCCCCAACGCCCCACGGCTTCCAGGGCAGCGCCCACCAGCCCCTCTCCGTCTGCGAACCCGCAGGCGGAGGCAGACCCGGCCCCAGACGGTGCCCGTCGCTCGGtgccccccctgcaccccccggcccctctcGGAACGCGGCAGGACGGCCGCCTCAAAGGCGAGCCGCAGCGCCGAGAAACATCCCGGCACCTGCAGGCCGTGGGCAGCCAGCTCAGAGCGGCTCGAGACGAGCTGTTAGTTTCTTCCCAGCCCCCTGGGACGGGTTTTTACAGCCTGTCCCCATGCTCGGAACCCTCCCGGCACCACCGAGGGGCCGCTTTTTCCCCCCGCCGCCGAGGGGACGACGCTGCCGGACGGGGCGAGCGGAGCTGGAAGCAGCCGGGGCCGTTCCCGGGAGGTGCCCGGGGACAGCGGCTCCCgtgggtcccccccccccccatggcaCAGAAACCCCGGCGAGGAGCCAGGGCTCCCTGCCGGCACCCCGGGGGGCTTTGGGGCTTTGGCACCTCGCCGGGGCGCGGGGAGGCACGGGAGGAGAACGAAGCGGAGCCACGAGCAGCAGCCGTTGTGCCAAGGCGGCggaaaaaatccaaacatcTGACGGGTGCTTCGCTCGTTCGTTGCTTTCCGCCTATTTTTAGGCCCTTCTTGGGAAAAGCTTCTCCGGGAGAAGCTCCCTGAGGGCAGCCAGAGGCGCCCCACGAACACGCGGGGGGGACCCCCCGAGGCAGGACAGCGTGAGCTCCCAGCAGgaattccccccccccggcttcGGCCCACGGAGCCGCGAGCCAAAGAAGGCAAAACGGCCCCGGCCCAGGGGTGGCTGCCGCCTCCAGCCCGGAGGAGCCAGGTGATTTAGGAGTGGGCCTGGCCCTGCCCGTGCCCACGGCCCCGCCACCGCCCCGTGCCCGCCACGCGGGGACACCCGGCTGCGGGGGAGGCTCTCGAGACGCGGGAGCGTTTGTAAGGACGCCGAGTTT includes:
- the DCAF8 gene encoding DDB1- and CUL4-associated factor 8; translation: MSDRGSSMDGKTDIVNGSLSSSPEEMSAEEGRETSSGIEVEASDLSLSLTGDDVGPNRTSTESRDTDTESSGEEKDSDSMDDTGHYSINEESRALDRSHSEEEEEEDEEEEQRSHRRAQRKRANHEQDSSDDEQALEDWVSSETTALPQPRWQAVHALRERELGSSSRFVYEACGARVFVQRFRLQHGLEGHTGCVNTLHFNQRGTWLASGSDDLKVVVWDWVRRQPVLEFESGHKSNVFQAKFLPNSGDSTLAMCARDGQVRVAELSATQCCKNTKRVAQHKGASHKLALEPDSPCTFLSAGEDAVVFTIDLRQDRPASKLVVTKEKEKKVGLYTIYVNPANTYQFAVGGRDQFVRIYDQRKIDENENNGVLKKFCPHHLVNSESKANITCLVYSHDGSELLASYNDEDIYLFNSSHSDGAEYIKRYKGHRNNATVKGVNFYGPKSEFVVSGSDCGHIFLWEKSSCQIVQFMEGDKGGVVSSPRPVPHATSPPQAAGCPPVPRTCPNPTPFFLPFS